TATGAGTTTGGTTTACTAGTTTTGGATCTACATCCTTTTCCTCTTTGCAGAAGGAGCTGAACAGCACTGTTAAGAATCTCAGTGAAGAAGCATCACAAATCACTGTAAGTAAACACTAGCCATCATAAGTGCATGAGAGTATCCGTATGTATAATACTATAGCCTAAACTACAGTAtatcattttttaaagaattgaatTATAGACCCCATGAATTATGATGGTTTGCTACTTGCAGTTATTGCAGGTTGTATCAGGGAGCATTTGAAATATTGTCATTGTTTCAAAATTCACTAGTGTAGAGTACTGTTCAGCCAGGATGCatgaaactgatcaaaagtgacaggaaagactTTTATATCGATACCacaatttctgtttcaaataaatgctgttcttttgagctttctgttCATAAAAGAATCTTGAAAAGGTTTCCATAAAATGATTGAGCagtacaaatgtttaaaaataataataataacattttacttaagcagcaaatcaccatattagaatgatttctgaaggatcatgtgacattgaaagtctggagtattgatgctgaaaattcagctttgccatcacagggataaattaagttttaaagtaaattaaaatggtttaaataataaaaaaaagaatcatcTTTATTCTTTATGGCCCTAATTAAAAATGCACTAACAGTATCTTCAAATTTCTTCTCTTTATTCGTTTTATAGGCAGCTATGGAAAATGTTTTCAAAGAAGTTGGCTATGCTCAGGACGTCCTGAACTACAACATATCAAAAATAGTGCAAACTGTGAGTGTTGCAAAATCAAAGCTATATTTAGAGAAATTATCTGTCAGGATGATTACTGTATtgcagtgatgaaaaaaaaatctactgtgCATTTTATAGTAACTGTATGCTTCTCTTCTGCAGGAAAGCAGGGCATTCGTAGACTGTCAGATAAAAATCTTTCAGACATTTCTTTACTGGGCAAATCAAACGGTATTGTTTATGTCTTTATTTGTATTCAAGGTGCCGACTATGTTATTGGTGAATTATTAATACTATGGTGTTGCACTGTGTGTCAGATCACAGAGAAGGTGGGTCGTTGTGGGCCTGCAGCTGCAGCAGTAGACAGATCAGAGGAGCTCGTCTGTAAACACTTGGTAGAATCTTTGGTAAGAATCCATCCTCAGCTCTAGCTGCTTCTTTTTCCATATTACAGCGCTGAGAGATTTGTAAGTGCACATGGTTGCCATCTAATAAAACATAACATCCTGTCTGTTCTGCAGAATGCCTTTTGGTTGAGTTTGGGCTGGTGTATGATGTTCCTGATCCCCAGCATCATTTTCTCAGTTAAACTGGCCAAGTACTACCGCAGGATGAAGTATTCAGATGCTTATGAGTAAATAATCTTATTGGTTTTTTAAATGTGGAAGCATATCATGAAAAAGTCTACTGTTTACCTGCTGTCATGAATCAATTCAAATGGTTTACTTCTGATTTCTCTCTTTAAAGGAACAATAACTTCATGATGAATCCTTTCCCAAAGGCCCACCTCAAACCTGAATTATTGGGAAATGGCAAACAACCACATTTTACATaagcacataaataaaaatgactgttAAGTTATAAAAATTGACCCACAGATCAATTAATTGACAAGTATAGACAATGTTTAGCTTCTTTGTACCCCTTTCTTTGTTTTTAGTGCAGTAGATTATCATAAATTCACTTTGGATCAAATTATTTTAGCTCttgatatttaaatgaaaagCACAACTTTACTGTTACaactgtaatatgtttttgtaTTGTAAGGCATTAATGGGAGTTAAAGCTTTAGAACGCACTTTACGTGGTCCTGTAGGCATTGAAATTTATTTATGCCATTTTTCAATAAGAAATATGGGTATGCTGTTATAGATATACTGCtggcatatattttatataaaacaaccTTTCTATTAGATTGTCCTAATAATGAATTTAGCTCATGAGTTACTGTGGAGACTGTGATTGTATAAACCAGCAAGAAGTGGCCTCTTTTTGAAGTGTTGTGCTCTGAGGCCTGTTAAACATTTCTATCTTATGTCATGTATTAATTACAATCATAATAAAAGGTGCTGACACTACCATGCTGAACCTGTTTGTTTGGTGTAAAGAATTGCTTGCCAAGTCTGTCCAGAGAAAACTGACCCATCGAGAACCCTCCCCCAGTAACCCTGCACCCTGTGACTCCTGCCTTTACAACAGTGTGCCAATCAGGATGAAGCACTAGAGCAGTGGCGCACACATTCCACACATATCTGTGCtgcttagagagagagagagagagactttttcaaaaaaatactGAGATCATATAGCAGGAaaaatgttaattacaaaaaaagtatataGTCCATTTCTCGATATTAGAGCTGACGCTTAGCATTCAGATTAGTAAATACAAGAGATACTTAATAGACATACGCAACAAGGGCATAACTGGAAAACCACGCAACTGGTCTTGAAATCATAAAAATCTAAGACTTATACACATTCATGTTATATGTGcactacactaccattcaaaagtaattaaaattaaattgatcaaatgtgatagaaaagaaagacatttagaatgttagaaaatatgtatttatctgttcttttgatacacacacacacacacacacacacacacataaattagtgctgtcaaatggtTAATcacaatcacatccaaaataaaagtttccgtttacataataaatgtatatatactgtttatatttattatgtatatataaatacagatgcatattttaaaaaattttttttaaataattttattttattgttaatatattaatttatagtatacacaaaatatatactttttgtgTGTGCGCGCGAATATATAATTggatatacacagaacacacatattacgcaaaaacatttttgcatgtgattaatcgtttggcagccctaatatatatatataaaaaaattaagctccatttaattttcagcaccattgacaaaaaatattttggttttgacaaaattattttatttgcatcataggcattttgtttttgtagtgttgcaagcaagaaaaaaaatgtagatttacatttgTGTAAACCCATTCTTGCAATCATCTTAATAATCaaactggaattttttttttctttttactgaatGTTTTGTCCCATGTCTCTAGAAACCGCAGTTACTCAAACAGGCCAGTATGAGTGTTAAACAATTCACTTTTTTCCTCAGCGGACCGAATGTGGCAAAGATTTCTCTAACAGTAGCATGCAAGAGATATTTCAGACATTTTTaccaattgtttttaaatgtataacttttttttgtgtcttagttattaactttagatcaaaatataaaatttcaaatacattttgcaGAATACTCAGTCGAACCAATACTTAGTAAACACTTGCATCACAGAGAAAACAGAAGTGTTCCAGTTCTCCAAATACAATTAGCTATGACGAGTCAATTCAGGGCAACACGAGCCTGTCCAATGTGATTGAGTTTGAAGCTGGTCACTCTATAATAGAATTgagttgaattgaatttaaagcaGTGCTGTGAATGCTGCTGCTGAGCTCAGTAGGAATGCAGAGGGTGGAGCTGTACAGACCGAGTGAGTTTATGAAGCTTTGCTTTGGAAACACATCAGAATTCCCCTCTCTGACCACAAAACCAGAAATCATTAATGACGGCTGTGACACTTCAGCTCAGAAAGAGACTTGAAAAGGAGTGGCAGCAATACACAAGTCATATTTAATTGCTTTTATCAGTGTTATAATCCCTGTGATAGCAATAAACACAAGAGCAATTCAAGAAATATATAAGGCATGAAAACATGAAATGACCAAATCTAAAATGTCCAATGCATCAGTACgcacattatattttataatactgtACATTTCTTTTAATGACTAACACAGTCCTTAGCAAACATTTTCCACaagattttcttaaaataaaaattacaccaGCATATGGTGACAAAACTGTAGtgtcaacagaaaaaaaacacattgttattCTAAGAGTTTATACAATAAATGAGAGCATGAAATGTGGAGAATGTGTAGTCATCTCTGACCTTGCATTAGGATCTTGATAACAACATGCCTTTATAAGGTGGCTATAAAAAAGACAACTGAAAATtaagaaatagaaaacagtttaaaaGACACCAAAAACACATTAGATGAAATGCAGCAAACCTAGTTaacataaaaacaacatataTTACGTTCTATATTAGGAATAATTAAGCAGTAGTTGAACATCTGTGCATTGCAAGTTATTACTTTACAATCTTAATAGTAAATGGAATATTGTTCGATCCGAAGCTCTGTAATGATGTTTAGAACATGTTAtgccaaaatgaaaatgtgtaattatttattcaccctcatgttgttccaaacctgtatggcttacTTTGTTTTGTAGAACACAAAATACAGGCAATACcttgaaagtcaatggggttcaAAGATTGTTTTCAatgaaattgttttttattgtatagaTAAAATCTGTTAAATTGTTTATTAGAATCTATTTTTAAGTCCtccaaagaagaaagtcatgcaggtttggagaTACATAAACATGAGCAGATGATGATAGAATTTCATTTTGGGTTTACCTGTACCTCTAAGACAATTTTAATAACAGTCTATGGGAAGGGTCAGACATGATTTGAGACTGGGAAAGTCAGAGCAGCTTGGCTTGAGATGTCACTTGAGATCCAGAGGAAGTCCTCTGCTTGGTTTCCTGCTGCTCAGCATCTCTGAACAGTCCCTTCGGTTGACGTGGAGGAGTGAGTGGAGGAACTGTGGGTGACTGAAGGATATCTGCGTACCTTTGGTTCGGTTTGGTCTCCCTTTGGAGAACTTTTCTGAGCAGTGGTTTCAAAAGCCCGATGGTGACCTGGCTGCCGTGAGCCTCGAAAGGACCAGAGTTCTGCGTTGAATCAGGCAGGTTTGTCAATACAATATTAAGTATGCTTGTCACAGTCATGTCCTCTGGACAAAGAGTCCATAGCAGGTCCAAAAAGGGGTCCAAGTCTCTATGCTGGGACACTTCGCACAGCAGAGCAATGAAAATCTCTTTGTTCAGAAGCGGGCTCTGTCGACAGAACCTTTCGGCTACTTGCGCAACCCGTTCCCACTGGCTTTGCTTGATGAGAATCCGCAACGCTTGCATTATAGCTTTAGGCCGCTCGCTGCACAAAAGCAGCTCCACTTCCAGGTGTTGGTAGGTCCTTTTGCAAGGGAGCACAGTCAAAGCCCGTTTATAGAGCGGCAGGCTCTCAGAGCTCTCCTTCATGCTGTAACCCCACGAAGACTTAGAGGACCCACCGGATTGTTGTTGTGCCAGTTCGAGAAACCTGGGGAGCCAGCTGGGCTGGAATTTGAAGATGGATTGGCACAAGAGCTCAAAAACAGGCACCGTAGTGTGTTTCTGCTGACCGTTGCAGTGAGCAAAGTTTGCTGTGGGTTGCACAGGGCTGAGGATGATTTTCCATAACTCAGCAGGAGCTTTAGACGACAACAAACCCTCACCGTTGCACCTCAGATGCAGAACCGCTTGCATGGCATGCCAGGAGTAAGTGGGAAAGAGATTGAAGATGCTGTTTAGATACTGAAGATTCTCCCTCTCTATCTCACCGCTAAGCAGCCGGCAGATCTCCTGCTGCACCAAGCTTTCACAATAGTTCTCTAGATCTTTCTCTGAAGCATTCACCATTGACGTTTTGACGTCCTCCAACGAAACGAGACTCCTAAGCTCTGATTCGAGTGAGCTCATGAGTCTTTCTTGACCTGTGGAATGTTTCTCGCCAGGTTTGGTCTTCTGGTTGCTGAGGTAATCCTTAAGGATGGCAGCTAGCGATATGGGCGCTTGAAACATCCCACCTTTTTTGAGCTTCTCCACCGTGAGCTGCGTGCTACTTAAACTTCTTTGCTGATAGTATTTGCATGCCTCCTCAAAGACAGTCTCAACTAAAAGTGCATTCGAGTCTTCAGAAAGTGTTGGAGAAGGCTTCGGTTTTTGCGTGACCACAAACAGCCCGGTTTCTGACAACATTTGTGGAGAGTGACTGTCCAAGGTGTTTATGAAGAGAAGACCTTCTGTTTTCAGACTTATTCTTTCTAATTCCAGACCACATTTGGTGTCGATTAAGAAGAGGGTCCGGCCTATTGTTAGTGCCAGGATTTCGTTATATATCTTCAGGCTATTTTGGGTCCCACTAGCACTTAAGCAATTATCAGGAAGTTTGTATATGTGGCTAAGACTGCCATCCCTCTTCATGATGCATACCCAACCAGTGCTAAGAAGAAGAAGGAGGTCTCCACATCCAGTTGGAGAGAATCCACAGATATCAGGAGGATTTATGGTAGATAAAAGGCCAATGCAGTCTGTAACAAGTCTCTTGAAGTCAGACTCCTTGCTTGAGCTTTTCATAAGTGTGCAACTACAGGCACTATGCACGCTAAAGGTGTCATGTTCAGGAGACCATGCAAGAAACACTTTTGAAATTCCAATGGAAGAGTTTTCCCTCATGTCTGGGAGCAGATAGACAAAATTCCCAGAACTGACAGTTGTGTATCGAGGATTATTGTGCAATGCAATTTTCATGTTTCCTAAATTGACACCTCCCTCATTAACTTCTACAGTCTTTTTGCAGATGCAGAACCTGAAGTTGCTGCATGCACTATTGGAGTTCTCAGATGGTGGTCGCTCCTCACACCATATAATGAAATTCTGGCAAATGCACACAGAACTGACTTTAGCACGAGGGCTGTTACACAGATCTGCAGTCTGGAGTAAATTCCAGCCTGATCTGCACTCTAGGAATTTCCAGAATTCCACTCTTCCATTCTCAAATATAACTCCAAGCACAGAGGCTCCATCTTCTGGTTTGCTTTGAGGAACATAAATAACATCCACTACAGGCCCATTTCCAGACAGCACTAAATCATTGTGTTTCTGGCATTGCATGAGATGAGGTCGCTGATATTTGTCGTGTGTCATAAGACCACTCTTGGGCTGACGCACAATGACATGAATGTGACGTCCATCTGGACTCAGACGAACATCAGACAGGAAGTTTTGAGATGAGATGCTTGAGTATCCCTGTTTGAAAAACTCTTTAAGATCCTTTCCTTTCGTGAAATCAACGAAATCAGTCACTTGTTCTAACGAGAGTCGCGTCATGTTTGCTGAAAAGTCGATCTGGAATAGGAAGCACACGATGCGCGTGAAAACACTTTCAGTTTGGACCAGCGATCATCCACAGTCTCCCTGAAACATGTCCAGTGCTCCTTTCACGCTGTAACTCCATCATATGACGATGTCATATCTCTACAGTCCAGAAATCCTAGGAAATACACGTACATTTCTCCTTTCTCTCCCACTCCTCCTGACATCACGAGTTTGTTAATTTCCGGATTCTGATGGCTGTGTTTCAAAATACCCACGGAAGCGCACAGTTCGTGCAACAACGCTCGCCACAGTAACAGCCAGAAATCTTGTCTAGGTAGCAGTTTACTGATTTTTGAAACACACCCTATTCGGTATTATTaggtgtttttctttctcttttttttttgctctgttgGAAGGAGGGATTTAATTCATTACTCTGATCTCTAAACCTATTATATCAGACACAAcatataactttaaataaataaaaaaaatcataaatttacAGCTAAATGCACGACAATTacctaaatatatttatagttatttgaaaaatacaaacTCACAAATAAGCTTTTATTCTGgaaaaaacaaaactacataatcTGTACTCCTCAGTCATGACGTCAATTTGTAGACTAACAAGGGAGGCTATTTCGCCATAGATTCATTTAGAAATTTTCTTTGTGTTTTAGAATGTTTTTCGATGTATTGGTAAATTAAGATCCTTGGTTAACAACACTTTCAGGTTTGTTTAACAATTTAGATCACATactatgtatgtttttttaaggtATATTGCTGACAAATTGCTTAATAAGGACTACAACTACCATAAGGATGTGAGATTATGTGAGTGACAAATCGGACAAAAGATGTAGTTCATAAATAGCTATTGTTAATGCTTAAACAATATTGTACACatagtataaaaaatataaaccagGGGaagaactaataaataaaataatataaaatacaatcatGATACTACAGTCAAAGGTTTTGTCATAGAATGCGTCGGAAATGACGTCAGGCCAGTAAACACACTTCCTTCTTCTCCCGCGAAGATTTCATCGTTGATGCAAATGACAGACGTGAACCCTGCAGTTTTTGAAGTTTGTAagttttgattttacattttaatttgctcGTTTTTGTACATCAGTGTTTATTAATTattctctgtttttattttccGATGTCTCATCGCATTTGTAGCTCAACTTTAGTGGATCGCTAACATGATCACTGTcaggaaatatttgtgtaaatacAATGTCTCAGCAGTTATATTTGCATAGATTGCTTGCGCACAGGATGgtattgttttgaaaataaactttatttttaaaaaagtatcagTAAAATCTGTTTGTTACCAGTAAAATAGTGTTTTTACCAACCGTGTGATTAGCAGGAAACTGCTATGCGATGCTTTAATACATTGTGCtgcatattatgttatattatattttctttaaatactTGGGTGACACCTACGTAACTTTTTAAAACACTTCCCAGTGTGCACCTCTCATTGCAGTGCTTGTTACAACATAATCAGACTTTATAGATGTAGGTATTTAAAGTTTCTGTAATTCTGTTATTCAGACATATGTGTCTCTCTGAATAGAAAATCAAGCAGAAACATTGAAGATGTCTGATTCGAGGAGAAAGTCTAGAGGTAATCAAGAAGAGTCAGCAGGAACATCAAATGGATTGGGTGGACGGAACCGGCCAGAGAGACCTGGGGATATGGGTGATGAAGATGATATTGGTGCGGGACCCTCGGGTATTAGTGAGGAAGATGATGATCCAACACGCAGGAGAGAGATCAGGAGCAAGTACAGGGATCTGATCAATCAAGTCCAGCGTGAGTATTAATAATGCTAAAGTTGGCTTCAGTGATACAGTTTGCTGTTTCAGTTATAAAGCATTGTAAGTATATTGTTGTGTGTATGCTTTTTTGTATACAGAAAATCGCGAGGACATGCTGAACCCTGCTAACAATAAACTCACTGATGTTTTAGAAGAGGCCAACAAACTATTTGCCAATGGTATTATTTTTCTACACTACATATTCTGGTACCTACTTACAGAACTAATGCAGTTCAGTCAATTAGTAGGATGCATAGCCTGGCAGAGCATTGCGCACACGCATTTCATTTTCTTTGTATTATGTCTTAATGATCATCTCCTGCTGGTTTTTTTATGGCCTGTGTCTATTTTCAGTGAGGCAGGCTCGTGAAGCAGCACTGGATGCTCAACTCCTGGTGCTAGCCACTGATCTAGGGAAGGAAAAGGCCAGCCAGCTGCATGCTGAAGGCTCTGCTTTTGACCCGTCTGCATTTTCAGAACATCTGgtatgttactgtaaaaaaaaaaagataggccAGACCTGCATTTTTCTAAAATCATCTTAAGCCTAAAgcctggaatacactacatgactgAAAAAAATGAACAGATTTTTTAAACACAAGGCATCATTACCATCTTTTGAAATGGCGATGAAGGAAAACTGGCTATCATACACTACACATCTGAGGATCACACACTACCAGACCGTCAAGTTGTGTCGATCACAACAAAATCACGCAGAAACATTCGCATTGTTGCTAGGAGACTCTTGGcaaatgaaaacaacatgttGTAAAATTGTCTTCTCCAGACTGTAAACCTGtcgaaaaatgggggcaaaaatcATTTAGTGTATTCCAGGCTTAAAGATGCACTAAGTGAATTTTGCCAAATTATGTTGATATTTGAAAGCGCTCAAATTTTTTCTTGATTGATTTCTCATATTGATCATTCTAGTTGTCCTTCATGGGTCTGAATCGTTTGGAGGATGAAAGTGGTCAGGATGGGAACTTGGAGGGATATTTACCACAAGGAGCCTGGCAAAGGCTTGCAAAGAGATCTGAGTACTGCTTCAAAACAGCCCCCTCATTCCACTACATGTGAGTATGTCTGTAGTAAATGAAACTGAAGGCGATTAGGTAATTAGGTTGAGTGTTTAAGACAAGGGGATATACTGGAAATTCACATTGAAACTGAAATTATTTTGCAGGTAATTGCAAAACTTTTAGTTTTAAGCCTAATTAAGTCTATTTGGGCTGGTTTTGTCGTTCTCTTCTCGCCCCATGTACTGAAATATTGAACTGATGTATTGGTGGCCCACTTCTTTAGTAAAGGATCTTGAATCAGTTAAAACTGTTGATGTAAGTGAATCAGTTCAAAGTTACATTTGTGTTATTCTTCAGAAATGTTCATTATGTTTTTTctcagcaaagacacattaaattgataaaaagtgacagtaaagacttgtaTAATGTTTCAAATGGTTTCtgtcaaataaattctgttcttttgagctttctatttatcaaaaaatactgaaaaaaaaatgtataacaatttccacaaaagtattaagcagcaacTTTTTCCACGTTAATAAAAGtgaatgtttcttaagcacaaaATCATCTTAATAGCATGATTTTTAATGAAGGATAGTGTCATGTGTGGCACTaaagcctggagtaatggctgttgaaaattcagtgttgccatcacaggaataaataataataataataataaaaaaaaaacgttattataaattgtaacaaAAATAATTCACAGGTTTActgtcttgatgagcataagaaacttttcaGGAACTATAGTGTAATGAgtgaatatattttttcatgatatttatTGGATATACTTACTTTTACTTAACTCTAAACCTCTGAATCAGTTTGATTAAAATGGCTATTTATCTGTTTTATAGCTTACAAAAACAATACTTACAGCCTGATTAAGGAGAGATTATGAATACAGTGTGCAGCATACTTTACAACCTTTgctatttttgtttaattcaagGTTGGGCTCATTTTTGGCAGAGCCTCCTCCGCCACGGCAGAGAGTTGAAAGACAAAGGAAAGTCCCCAGCAAAGAGGCTAAACGAATAATGCCCACCCAGGTGTGCTCATTAAAATGCAAATGTCAATCAATATTCTTGATAATCTGTGTgattttaagaaattaagaaaatatctTGTCAACACAGCTGAAGAAAATGGAAGAATCTCACCAGGAGGCAACCGAGAAAGAGGTTGAAAGAATTCTGGGATGTCTGCAAAGTTACTTTGCTGATGACTGTAAGcacgttaaaataaaaataaaatatcatatcacAGTTAAGCAAAACAGACTATTTTAAATcccattaaaaatgatttttctgATACAGCTGAGGAACCCATTTCATATTACGAGTTCGTCATTGACCCCAACTCCTTCTCC
This window of the Carassius gibelio isolate Cgi1373 ecotype wild population from Czech Republic chromosome B13, carGib1.2-hapl.c, whole genome shotgun sequence genome carries:
- the LOC127970373 gene encoding BLOC-2 complex member HPS6 gives rise to the protein MTRLSLEQVTDFVDFTKGKDLKEFFKQGYSSISSQNFLSDVRLSPDGRHIHVIVRQPKSGLMTHDKYQRPHLMQCQKHNDLVLSGNGPVVDVIYVPQSKPEDGASVLGVIFENGRVEFWKFLECRSGWNLLQTADLCNSPRAKVSSVCICQNFIIWCEERPPSENSNSACSNFRFCICKKTVEVNEGGVNLGNMKIALHNNPRYTTVSSGNFVYLLPDMRENSSIGISKVFLAWSPEHDTFSVHSACSCTLMKSSSKESDFKRLVTDCIGLLSTINPPDICGFSPTGCGDLLLLLSTGWVCIMKRDGSLSHIYKLPDNCLSASGTQNSLKIYNEILALTIGRTLFLIDTKCGLELERISLKTEGLLFINTLDSHSPQMLSETGLFVVTQKPKPSPTLSEDSNALLVETVFEEACKYYQQRSLSSTQLTVEKLKKGGMFQAPISLAAILKDYLSNQKTKPGEKHSTGQERLMSSLESELRSLVSLEDVKTSMVNASEKDLENYCESLVQQEICRLLSGEIERENLQYLNSIFNLFPTYSWHAMQAVLHLRCNGEGLLSSKAPAELWKIILSPVQPTANFAHCNGQQKHTTVPVFELLCQSIFKFQPSWLPRFLELAQQQSGGSSKSSWGYSMKESSESLPLYKRALTVLPCKRTYQHLEVELLLCSERPKAIMQALRILIKQSQWERVAQVAERFCRQSPLLNKEIFIALLCEVSQHRDLDPFLDLLWTLCPEDMTVTSILNIVLTNLPDSTQNSGPFEAHGSQVTIGLLKPLLRKVLQRETKPNQRYADILQSPTVPPLTPPRQPKGLFRDAEQQETKQRTSSGSQVTSQAKLL
- the nsmce4a gene encoding non-structural maintenance of chromosomes element 4 homolog A, whose product is MSDSRRKSRGNQEESAGTSNGLGGRNRPERPGDMGDEDDIGAGPSGISEEDDDPTRRREIRSKYRDLINQVQQNREDMLNPANNKLTDVLEEANKLFANVRQAREAALDAQLLVLATDLGKEKASQLHAEGSAFDPSAFSEHLLSFMGLNRLEDESGQDGNLEGYLPQGAWQRLAKRSEYCFKTAPSFHYMLGSFLAEPPPPRQRVERQRKVPSKEAKRIMPTQLKKMEESHQEATEKEVERILGCLQSYFADDSEEPISYYEFVIDPNSFSRTVENIFHTSFLIRDGLVRMYMDSDGLPCIAPVEEGEMEPGGAVVRHQCVISINQESWREIIDAFDIKEALIPASEVSSQ